One Ficedula albicollis isolate OC2 chromosome Z, FicAlb1.5, whole genome shotgun sequence DNA window includes the following coding sequences:
- the LOC101817572 gene encoding uncharacterized protein LOC101817572, protein MAIHGIGGKDDPVLETRVCRRPNVSRDGDNAYVLLAAVKKSSALLSTLQKPHGPGGQGDDTPLLSRMQHPPGASSRPRSCPQETVERPPLPGATPLVWVLCPWSFPVAQGPRCPALSALPALPALLRLRAAWAGLGWLLPAEGAGKCSLGKAVASQVLVSAVSWPRVSWRRGDGLSGQQSALKAPCVLHGTAPSCLLVSLILSFE, encoded by the exons ATGGCCATACATGGGATTGGAGGGAAAGATGATCCAGTACTGGAAACCAGAGTCTGCAGGAGACCAAACGTCTCACGTGATGGTGATAATGCATACGTACTGCTGGCTGCTGTTAAGAAGtccagtgctctgctctctaCACTGCAGAAACCCCACGGTCCTGGGGGGCAGGGGGACGacacccctctgctctcccGAATGCAGCATCCGCCTGGAGCTAGCTCCCGACCCCGCAGCTGCCCGCAGGAGACCGTGGAGCGCCCTCCTCTTCCAGGAGCTACTCCTTTGGTGTGGGTGTTGTGCCCATGGTCCTTTCCAGTCGCTCAAGGCCCCCGCTGCCCCGCGCTCAGCGCTCTGCCCGCGCTCCCTGCGCTGCTGCGGCTCAGGGCAGcctgggccgggctgggctggctgctccccgCGGAGGGCGCGGGGAAATGCAGCCTGGGCAAGGCGGTGGCGAGCCAGGTCCTGGTGAGCGCTGTCAGCTGGCCCAGAGTGTCGTGGAGACGGGGAGATGGTCTTTCAGGGCAGCAGTCGGCTCTGAAAGCACCGTGTGTCCTCCACGGGACAGCCCCAA GCTGCTTGCTGGTGTCTTTGATCCTGTCCTTTGAGTAG
- the HSDL2 gene encoding hydroxysteroid dehydrogenase-like protein 2, whose translation MAVLKDLHSATPLGKGQRACFSCQCSRSLRAFDALHKLLLQINFGFPDTTPVILPCRISFSLLFSSPELLPAGPHLPLPRLRKLAGCTLFITGASRGIGKAIALKAAKDGANIVIAAKTAEPHPTLPGTIYTAAEEIEAAGGKALPCVVNVREEQQIINAVEKAVKTFGGIDILVNNASAISLTGTLETATKKVNLMMDVNVRGTYLTSKACLPHLRKSKNPHILNLSPPMNLNPMWFKNHCAYTISKYGMSMCVLGMAEEFRGEVAVNALWPKTAIHTAAMDMLGGAGIEKQCRKTDILADAAYCILTKPKTFTGNFIIDEVLLREEGVKDFDVYAIAPGHPLMPDFFLDVEIDTTAMKQERYGAAQEKKLSGSQQEGADGAKVKTESAAAEPSGPVAETFRVIQGAMTEEYVRSTQGVFQFELSGDGGGTWYIDLKSKGGSAGFGKPPVTADVVMSMSSADFVKMFTGKLKPTLAFMSGKLRIKGNMALAIKLEKMLSQLSSKL comes from the exons ATGGCAGTGTTGAAAGACTTACATTCAGCCACTCCACTGGGCAAAGGGCAAAGggcctgcttttcctgccagtgTAGCAGAAGTCTGCGAGCTTTTGATGCCCTTCACAAGCTTCTGCTGCAGATAAACTTTGGTTTTCCTGACACCACCCCAGTAATTTTGCCCTG CCGCAtcagcttttctttgctgttttcttctccagagctgcttcctgctgGACCCCATTTACCTCTTCCACGACTAAG GAAACTGGCAGGATGCACTCTCTTCATCACAGGCGCAAGCCGGGGCATTGGCAAGGCCATTGCTTTGAAAGCTGCCAAGGATGGTGCCAACATTGTGATAGCTGCCAAGACAGCTGAGCCCCATCCTACTCTTCCAGGGACTATTTATACTGCTGCAGAAGAAA TTGAAGCAGCTGGAGGAAAGGCTTTGCCATGCGTTGTTAATGTGAGGGAAGAACAGCAAATCATTAATGCTGTGGAGAAAGCTGTGAAGACTTTTGGAG GGATTGATATTTTGGTGAATAATGCAAGCGCCATCTCTTTGACGGGCACTTTGGAAACAGCAACGAAGAAGGTCAATCTTATGATGGATGTCAATGTACGAGGAACCTATCTTAC GTCTAAAGCATGCCTTCCCCACTTGAGGAAGAGTAAGAACCCCCATATCCTGAACCTTAGCCCACCTATGAATCTGAATCCTATGTGGTTCAAAAATCATTGTG CTTATACCATTTCTAAATATGGGATGTCCATGTGTGTCTTGGGAATGGCAGAAGAATTTAGAGGAGAAGTTGCTGTCAATGCTTTATGGCCtaaaacag CCATACATACAGCTGCTATGGATatgctgggaggagctggaatAGAAAAACAGTGCAGGAAAACGGACATCCTGGCAGATGCTGCATATTGCATTTTGACAAAACCGAAAACTTTCACTGGGAACTTCATTATTGATGAAGTTCTGCTGAGAGAAGAAGGAGTTAAGGATTTTGATGTTTATGCAATTGCACCAG GCCACCCTCTGATGCCTGACTTTTTCTTAGATGTTGAAATTGACACTACAGCTATGAAGCAAGAAAGATACG GTGCTGCCCAGGAGAAGAAATTAAGCggatcccagcaggaaggagCCGATGGAGCCAAGGTTAAGACAGAATCTGCTGCAGCCGAACCATCGGGTCCTGTTGCAGAGACATTCCGAGTTATTCAAGGGGCAATGACTGAAGAGTATGTGAGAAGTACCCAGGGTGTCTTCCAGTTTGAGCTGTCTG GTGACGGCGGAGGCACTTGGTACATCGACCTGAAGAGCAAGGGTGGGAGCGCTGGCTTCGGAAAGCCTCCAGTGACAGCTGACGTGGTTATGAGCATGTCGAGTGCCGACTTTGTGAAAATGTTCACAG gTAAACTAAAGCCAACTCTGGCCTTCATGTCTGGAAAATTAAGGATTAAAGGAAACATGGCACTAGCAATAAAGCTTGAGAAGATGCTTTCACAGCTTAGTTCTAAACTGTGA
- the LOC101817374 gene encoding uncharacterized protein LOC101817374 produces the protein MVLSSRSRPPLPRAQRSARAPCAAAAQGSLGRAGLAAPRGGRGEMQPGQGGGEPGPGERCQLAQSVVETGRWSFRAAVGSESTVCPPRDSPNTLAAPLQAFSSGFNEWGISPNDHQGPLETPEEAYEGAVTRAAQALKEEKKLSGSQQEGADGAKVKTESAAAEPSGPVAETFRVIQGAMTEEYVRSTQGVFQFELSGDGGGTWYIDLKSKGGSAGFGKPPVTADVVMSMSSADFVKMFTGEGQRPLPRDAGTGPGKASAAGAVERLLAL, from the exons ATGGTCCTTTCCAGTCGCTCAAGGCCCCCGCTGCCCCGCGCTCAGCGCTCTGCCCGCGCTCCCTGCGCTGCTGCGGCTCAGGGCAGcctgggccgggctgggctggctgctccccgCGGAGGGCGCGGGGAAATGCAGCCTGGGCAAGGCGGTGGCGAGCCAGGTCCTGGTGAGCGCTGTCAGCTGGCCCAGAGTGTCGTGGAGACGGGGAGATGGTCTTTCAGGGCAGCAGTCGGCTCTGAAAGCACCGTGTGTCCTCCACGGGACAGCCCCAACACACTTGCTGCCCCACTTCAAGCCTTTTCTTCTGGTTTCAATGAAT GGGGCATCTCCCCAAATGACCACCAGGGACCACTAGAGACCCCCGAAGAGGCCTATGAAGGTGCAGTGACAC GTGCTGCCCAAGCACTcaaagaggagaagaaattaagcggatcccagcaggaaggagCCGATGGAGCCAAGGTTAAGACAGAATCTGCTGCAGCCGAACCATCGGGTCCTGTTGCAGAGACATTCCGAGTTATTCAAGGGGCAATGACTGAAGAGTATGTGAGAAGTACCCAGGGTGTCTTCCAGTTTGAGCTGTCTG GTGACGGCGGAGGCACTTGGTACATCGACCTGAAGAGCAAGGGTGGGAGCGCTGGCTTCGGAAAGCCTCCAGTGACAGCTGACGTGGTTATGAGCATGTCGAGTGCCGACTTTGTGAAAATGTTCACAGGTGAGGGACAAAGGCCTTTGCCAAGGGACGCAGGTACCGGGCCCGGAAAAGCCTCTGCTGCCGGGGCAGTAGAGCGGCTGCTCGCTTTGTGA